Below is a genomic region from Carassius auratus strain Wakin unplaced genomic scaffold, ASM336829v1 scaf_tig00032915, whole genome shotgun sequence.
TATCATCCAAACCGGACAGGAGTCCCGAGGCCTCTCACCTGTACAACACTGCCCGCCTGATCACGCCTCGAGAGGAGTGTCTCGAGCAGAACCGAGGTACTCTACTCCATCAAGTGAATCTGAGACATGTTTTCATTGATGTATCATTGATTTGTGTTGCAAATGTACCCCTCTGTACACTTTACGCAAGTTATCCATAGCCTATTCGTGGAATAACATCTTAATACATTTTCCTAGATATTTCACATACTGCACATAAGATATACTGAATATCAGCAACTTTAACAGCTAATGTCTGCAGCATGTTATAATtgacattaatattatattcatgCATGATATCAAAGCGACAGCATGACTGAAGTGAGAGAGGACTATTGCTGTCCAAAAAACATTAATGACTATTATATTtcgaaaatacaaaaagaaaaaaaaaagtatatgagaTGATAATTTGCATTCtatgtggattaaaaaaaaaaacctttaaagagTTGTAAGATATGAACGCCAACTCAACTCCAagattttattacaaaaacatttgatAAGCTGAgaagtacacttttttttatgagGCATTGAACTACATTATTAACTTAAGTGcacaatattatacatttattgctAAATATTCACAGCTTGCAGGGAGCCTGATTCAATAATAGACCTCTTTCTATAGTCACAAGGctttctctgattggtggatctcAAGTTCTgtcttcttaaagggatagttcacccaaaatgaaaactgtcatattctcatgtcattccaaacccacacGTTTTTATTCCCTTCTCTTCTAATGAATGTCCTTTATAATCGTTTTGAAACATCACGTTTTGGTGGACTAAAGTCAAAGAGGCTTCAAAATAAAGGAAGAGATTTGTTTTTCAGGGATGAGcgaaggtctcacgggtttggaacaacatgagtaatgttgaccaaatgttcatttttgaatgaactaaaCTAGTGTTGTTCTTCAGTGGTTATGCACACATTTTTAGATTGAAGTCATACTGATTTGTATACTTCCGTGACATCATCACAAACTTGCATGCCGTTTATGATTTTAGAAGTTTTATACATTATTGTGATGAATCAGTTTCTTTGTGGAGAAAGTGCATGGGATTTTAACTTCTGGACAGGGTTGCTAGTTCTTTTGTTGCAGCATATGCCAATGGTGAACACAAAAAAATCAGAATAATGTGTAGAATCTTATGAATAGGTTTAATTAGAGCAATTTAATGTGCCTCGATTTGACCATTTCTGTGCATTTTTAGCTCTCAGAAAGATTTGTTCCTTGCAACCTATAACTGTAGTTTCAACATTATTTACTACTCCGACATTCccctttaaatataacaaatatcagTTGTATACAAACTGACCAACATTTGGTTTTCGACCACTGAAAATGGATATTATCCAACATATATCATTCAATCTGTACATGCTTTGAGATCCCCATATTTCAGGGACCGAACCATACAGGGCGTTAAAAATTAACACACCAAAAGGAAAGTTTGCTAAGATTCAAAAACTAAAAGGGCATTAAGATACTTTTAATACTTCTTGAGCTACATCCATGCAAACTTTGGAGAATGAACTTGAAAAGTGCTTTTCCCCCATTTTTGAAATGTCACCATTGTCATATAATGCACTGGATATTGATTACGTCAACAGATGTTATCAATAGACCTACAAATTTcggtgtataaataatataaaaatgatgctgccatttttttaagtcattttaaccCATCTGATGTGTCTCCAAATCTCAGGTGTAATTTATAAGTTTGACCCTCATCTACAGACTCCGTAAATACACATCcaagacattttaatattttggttttCCTCTTCATTTACACATTAACTATAGAAAAAAACAGAACCAAACGTAATCACCATATTCCATTCCAAACATAGAAACTGCAGTCAACTCATCCACAACAAACTCAAGCAACCGAACTCAAGCGAAGGATGTGTTcctttaatataactttttttgttatCTCCTCAGAGCTCTTCATGCAGGACATCTCCTACAGTCTGACTCGAGTGAGGTCTCAGGAGCAGCTGCTGAAGTCGGTCCTGCTTTACTCTTTCGACCACAACCACATCGCCTCCTTCACATCGCTCTGCTATCTCGACGTGAAAGAGCAGAAGCCCTCGAAGGATCAGATGTGTTCTCCTCACTTCGGCAGGCAGCAGTCGGTCCCTCTTCTCAGCTTCCGCGTCCACACTGACAGAAGAGTCCGCCGCCGTTGGGTGGAGCTCGACGTGACCTCCTTCCTCCATCCTCTCATCCAAGCCCATAAGAAAGACATCCATCTGCTCATAAACCTGACATGCGTTGAAGACATGATCCCTAGACCCGGAGGCCGGGTTCATAAGAGCCCGGTGGAGTTAACTCACAGATCTCCGTCTCTTCTTCTGTACCTCAATGACACCAGCGAGGTTGCATACCAGAGAAGAGCCTCAGGAGGACGGATGGTAGACCTGACGTCAAACCAATGGGATGGAAAGTCTACATGGTGGGATTCAGTTTCACGAAAGAAACGAGGCACGTTAAAAACCACCAGCTCGCCGGAAACCAGCATGCCTAAACTCGTCCCAATGTACGACTTCCCCACGGATGACTGTGACTTGCACGATTTCAAAGTGAGCTTCAATCAGCTCAAACTGGATCACTGGATCATAGCGCCTCACAAATACAACCCGAGGTACTGTAAGGGGTCTTGTCCGAGAGCTGTGGGATATATTTACGGGTCTCCGGTGCACACGATGGTTCAGAACCTCATTTACGAGAAGCTGGACTCCTCTGTGCCTAGACCTTCATGTGTGCCTTCAGAATATAATCCGTTAAGTGTTTTGACCATTGAGAACGACGGCTCCATCGCTTACAAGGAGTACGAGGAAATGATTGCTACCAAATGCACCTGTCGATAAGAGGTTTTTTTGTGATGCATTGCTTTGTAAATCACtgacctgttttgttttttttgcactggcCATTCTTATAATGAAGATGATTAATGACTCGAAAACGTTTCAGATAATGCACGGCGATGTTTTGtttaacattaccttttttttttatctgattcaGTAATGCTtagaatatattttgttgtttacttaaacactttttttcttcttctgtataATAGTTATATATTGGGGTGTTTAATTGacttaaaggatttttttttttttttttccagttatgTTATTTTAAGTTTAGTCCTTTAGGTTGGTGGTCTTGTCTCGCACTCTCTATTCCTTAAACAAGAATGGCAAGATTTTAACACTTCTAGTTCTGGACAGAATATAAAAAGTGTAGTTCTATTGTCTTATCAGAAcccttttacattgtttttttaaaacctgGGAATTGTAGACGGTTGTCTCGTGGGCAACCTCTCTCTTCTTCGTGTCCAGAAAATAAGTTGCCTTAACTGTGGGCAACTTGATGTGTGTTTATAAAGAAAGTAATAGATTAGGATGTGTGTCACATGACTATTTATGTCATTTATGTCTGTGTAATTTGGTCAGGCTGGCTTTGGTTTCACAAAAAAATGCTAAGATAAAAAAATCCCatatgaaaaaagtaaaataaaaaactaaaattcagcaaacaggtttattttttttcaaacattggCTTGTCATTGTAAAATCAGTATTTTGCATATATTAAGCACAGAATGTATTTTTCTCTGCTTTCAAAGTGTTTGAAAATctgaagattttttaaatatgtgtgtgtgtgtgtgtgtatagatatatatatatatatatatatatattaatgaaatattaaagtgTGTTAATTTAAGATCAGCTAAATAGAAATGTTACTCCCTGACTTGGGATAAAAAGTGTTGTGTAGATGTGTAGAAAAATATGCAAATACCATTGATGTagcaatataattcatattttaagtaaattgcAGTTTctattcatataattattttcaaataaccTCTTCTTGACCTTTAGGAgacaaaataattatatgtataaaacaaggtaattgagCCAATTTCACTTGATGTGGAAAAATTATGGAAAacgaaataataaattattattaacagtaataATTCTGTACTCTCAGGTAATCTCTGAAAATAGGCTACATATTATGTTTTTAAGAGATGAAAAATATAGCGtgtaccatgtttttttttttttttttttaacgtagTACAGTACGATTAGTTGTTATTTCTATTTTCTCTTCTTCGTCGCGCAGGctacagacttttattttgaagtgcgACGTTTACGGAAGTTGTTCAGTTAAAAGTCCGCGCTTTGTAGAATAGACAAATACCTAGAagcctcattggccgctttgacccgttgccgcgatacgtcaacgcgtccgccatgttagtgaggtcgactgccttaaaacaaatgaaagtaaacggggcagctgcggtttttactgaataaaaacacgataacgttcacatttatcaaccgatttcagaggtttgtgatctacgtgcagttaaaaaaacCTTTGCCTCCAGTAATTTAGttactatattactatattatagtaattattaattgaaagctcacatttgtctcacttgttgatttttttttcggtttacaaatctgttaatttagtataactgtaacatattcatgtaatgtaatttgaatgcaCTTGgatattgaaaatgtttcttttttgagaccccaggagcccaaattcagacccagaacaataaaacccacagaagaggtgggagttcaaaagAGGAATCTTTacattaccaaactgcagggagaggaagagtataaatcatgatctgcaagattaaccacaatctgaggcatcggagcgagttcgcaaaacatttgattcagatcgggactccgaagcgcgtttcacgaatcatttgatcggggcttcggagcgagtttgcaaaacatttgattcagatcgggactccgaagcgcgtttcacgaatcatttgatcggagcttcggagtttgcaaaacatttgattcagatcgggactccgaagcgcgtttcacgaatcatttgatcggggcatcggagcgagttcgcaaaacatttgattcagattgggactccgaagcgcgtttcacgaatcatttgatcggagcttcggagtttgcaaaacatttgattcagatcgggactccgaagcgcgtttcacgaatcatttgatcggagcttcggagcgagtttgcaaaacatttgattcagatcgggactccgaagcgcgtttcacgaatcatttgatcggggcttcggagtttgcaaaacatttgattcagatcgggactccgaagcgcgtttcacgaatcatttgatcggagcttcggagtttgcaaaacatttgattcagatcgggactccgaagcgcgtttcacgaatcatttgatcggggcttcggagcgagtttgcaaaacatttgattcagatcgggactccgaagcgcgtttcacgaatcatttgatcggggcttcggagtttgcaaaacatttgattcagatcgggactccgaagcgcgtttcacgaatcatttgatcggggcttcggagtttgcaaaacatttgattcagatcgggactccgaagcgcgtttcacgaatcatttgatcggggcatcggagcgagttcgcaaaacatttgattcagatcgggactccgaagcgcgtttcacgaatcatttgatcggggcttcggagtttgcaaaacatttgattcagatcgggactccgaagcgcgtttcacgaatcatttgatcggagcttcggagtttgcaaaacatttgattcagatcgggactccgaagcgcgtttcacgaatcatttgatcggggcttcggagcgagtttgcaaaacatttgattcagatcgggactccgaagcgcgtttcacgaatcatttgatcggggcttcggagtttgcaaaacatttgattcagatcgggactccgaagcgcgtttcacgaatcatttgatcggagcttcggagtttgcaaaacatttgattcagatcgggactccgaagcgcgtttcatgAATCaattgatcggggcttcggagcgagttcgccaaacatttgattcagatcgggactccgaagcgcgtttcgcaaatcatttgagatcaggtctttcgagcggatttgcaaaacatttgattctatcatgtaggctatttgtctagatcaacttttaataaagagaaaagaggtttagagacagatttttgttaaaagcctgttagtaatcccacagtccatcagtaaaataggatgagtttcaatttttattttatttttgtagcaatggtcatcttaacctctgtgcagtgttcagggtatttcaggaccccaaattaaattctaatactgcatcatacaagtgtttatttgagttgaatatttcgatattcatgtaaggaacaaaaaacaaagccataatttgataagttttcatttacatttattaatttagcagacgctatgataaaaaaacaacacaacaaaaacaacaaaaagtttataagcgagaataaacaagatgcatgcaaaatgaaggcagatattgtgtgatatgttaagaaataatataaaaaataaataaaaaaaaatacaaaatatttgactcaaaaagtccagatgattcaagctgttcgtgactgtgaatgtaacagcagcagcagagattattaaccgtaaatgaaaacatttaaaactctgattcctcgattaaaaataaataaataaaaatgtagcaaagcattacattcagatgatatgtagaactctctgtgattatcagtgtcagactgtgtgtgttgttttgtccggggctcgtgggacacgcgtactactctgactgtgacatcatcatcctggggagggactttgagaggattcagatcatcccaggaaccaaacacgggaacatccaggtggacacacacacacacacacacacggttctggcgtccaaacaacatttaaggtctttata
It encodes:
- the LOC113081038 gene encoding growth/differentiation factor 9-like, whose translation is MATPVFKFGARCSLLTSFMVLALIRLSFTSRYSFENESVEPDVSVHHGNILSPLLKALSEQNPWGDFTPRAKPDSRYVRYMKRLYKLSSKPDRSPEASHLYNTARLITPREECLEQNRELFMQDISYSLTRVRSQEQLLKSVLLYSFDHNHIASFTSLCYLDVKEQKPSKDQMCSPHFGRQQSVPLLSFRVHTDRRVRRRWVELDVTSFLHPLIQAHKKDIHLLINLTCVEDMIPRPGGRVHKSPVELTHRSPSLLLYLNDTSEVAYQRRASGGRMVDLTSNQWDGKSTWWDSVSRKKRGTLKTTSSPETSMPKLVPMYDFPTDDCDLHDFKVSFNQLKLDHWIIAPHKYNPRYCKGSCPRAVGYIYGSPVHTMVQNLIYEKLDSSVPRPSCVPSEYNPLSVLTIENDGSIAYKEYEEMIATKCTCR